The Candidatus Binatia bacterium genomic sequence CACTTGTCGCGTTGGGTCGGCAGTCGAGGATCGGCATCGATGGCCGCCAGCACGCTGGCCCGCGCCACCGCGTCGGGCGACATGCGAACTCCCCCACCGGCGGCGGTATCGAAGACGACAAACTTTGGAGCGACCGCCGTGTTCTCATCCCATGGGGTCCATTCCAGCAGCCGGCCGTCACGGCCGTGGCCGGGGGCACCGGCGTACGCGAACTCGGCCCAGTACGACATCATCTTTGCAGCCAGCTCCATGCGTCCCGGCTCGTTCGCCTTCGTAAAGATCATGTTGCCCGCGCGCCCGAGGTCGAAATGACCGAAGACGAACGGGATCTCGAAGCCGTGGGCGGCGCCGAGCATGACGGAAAGGTCAGCGCCCATCACCCGCGGCTCCTCGTCCCAGTCGAAGCGGTAGACGAACACGCTCGGTCCCTGAACCGCACGCATCGCCGCCGCCGGCTCGTCGGCACCGGTGGCCTTCCACATCTTGGCCACGTACTCCGCGCTCAAATTATAGCGCGGCTCGTCACGCAGCCGCGGAAAGATCCACAGGAGTTTCCGCACCCGCGCCGGATCGCCGAACAGGAACAGCTTGTTCTCGTCGCGGTTGGTGCCGAGCATCACGGGCACGCGGTTGTAGCAATCGGGACGCGCCAGGCATCGCATCGGCTCTTCCTGCGGCAAGACGACACCGTCGCGGAAGAGCTTGGGCATTTCGACCATGCCCATGCCGCGCATCGGCGTGTAGACGGAGAGGATATCGAAGTTCGTCTTGCCGCGCAGGTAGCGCTCCACCGCGGCGTCGTTCATGGCCGCCAGGCGCGTCTGTGCCGCGGTGCGCTCGGTCGCGGTGCCATCCTTGGTCAACAGACGGAGCAGCACTTCGTTGGAGCTGCTGGCATCGCCGGCCTCGGCGGCGTCGGTCAGATTCTCACCTTCCGCCGCGGTGCTCAGGTGTAACCCGCCGCTCTGCACGATGGCACGATGAAACATCCCGCGAGCCCGGGGGGAGAGCAACAGCGTGAACACGTTGGTGCCACCGGCAGATTCGCCGAAGATGGTCACGTTATCCGGGTCGCCACCGAAAGCGGCGATGTTCTCCCGCACCCATTCGAGCCCACGGATCAGGTCGAGCGTGCCGAAGTTTCCAGAGCGATCGAGTTCACTCGTGTCCTGCCCGCGCAAGGCCGGGTGCCGGAACCAGCCGAACGGACCCAGGCGATAGTTCAACGTCACCACGATCACGCCCTCGGTCACGGCCAGGTTCCCCCCGTTGTAGAAGCCGGCCTCGCCGATGGTATTGCCACCGCCGTGGATCCACATCATGACGGGCAGGCGTGCCGTACCATTAGATACGTCGGCCGCAGCGCGGGGCGGCCCGTAGACGTTGAGGTAGAGACAATCCTCGCTCCCCACCGGTGTCTCCGCCGGTCCCTTGACGCCGCCGATCGGGCTGGCGAACTGCGTACACGGCGAACCGAAGTCCAGCGCCTGGCGCGTGCCTGTCCAGGCATCGGGAGGCTGCGGCGCCCGCCAGCGTAGCGCCCCGACCGGCGGCTTGGCGTACGGGATGCCCAGCCAAGCGTGACTGCCGTAGCGTCCCTGGAAACCCACCACCTCGCCCGAGCGTGTCACCCGTCGCGATGTCGCATCAGGCAGGCGCGGCTCGGACTCGCTGCGCGCGCACCCCGATGCGCAAACACTGACAACGACTATGAGCGTTGCCAGCAAGCTGGTGACGGCGGCTCTCAAACGTGGCATTCGCGCCTCCTCTTATTATGGTTCCGTCCCACATATGCGGACTCGCCGATTTCTTCAAGTCTCATCCTCACCACATTCGTGCGCTCCGGCGCTCGGATCGGTATGCGCCCGTTGCTTTCGCTACGTATTCGCCTTAGGATTCCGCGCCTGCTCGGACCGATCCGAACACGCGCGAAGGACGTAGAGGTTGTGGCGATGGAGTCGCGCACGTATCTGGATGAACTCAACCCGGCCCAACGCTCGGCGGTAGAGTACGGTGTCACCGGCGTGGGCGCGGCGTTGCCGGCCGGCCCGCTGCTCATCATCGCCGGCGCCGGCAGCGGCAAGACCAACACCCTGGCCCATCGCGTCGCCCACCTGCTCTTGCACGGCGCCGATGCGGAACGCGTGCTGTTGCTGACCTTCACGCGCCGGGCCGCCCGAGAAATGACCCGGCGAGCCCAGCGCACCTGTGTACATGCCTGCT encodes the following:
- a CDS encoding carboxylesterase family protein, yielding MPRLRAAVTSLLATLIVVVSVCASGCARSESEPRLPDATSRRVTRSGEVVGFQGRYGSHAWLGIPYAKPPVGALRWRAPQPPDAWTGTRQALDFGSPCTQFASPIGGVKGPAETPVGSEDCLYLNVYGPPRAAADVSNGTARLPVMMWIHGGGNTIGEAGFYNGGNLAVTEGVIVVTLNYRLGPFGWFRHPALRGQDTSELDRSGNFGTLDLIRGLEWVRENIAAFGGDPDNVTIFGESAGGTNVFTLLLSPRARGMFHRAIVQSGGLHLSTAAEGENLTDAAEAGDASSSNEVLLRLLTKDGTATERTAAQTRLAAMNDAAVERYLRGKTNFDILSVYTPMRGMGMVEMPKLFRDGVVLPQEEPMRCLARPDCYNRVPVMLGTNRDENKLFLFGDPARVRKLLWIFPRLRDEPRYNLSAEYVAKMWKATGADEPAAAMRAVQGPSVFVYRFDWDEEPRVMGADLSVMLGAAHGFEIPFVFGHFDLGRAGNMIFTKANEPGRMELAAKMMSYWAEFAYAGAPGHGRDGRLLEWTPWDENTAVAPKFVVFDTAAGGGVRMSPDAVARASVLAAIDADPRLPTQRDKCMILRELASWSMGITKKDYPTAGRNGCAKFPYDTYPWG